A single Alosa sapidissima isolate fAloSap1 chromosome 17, fAloSap1.pri, whole genome shotgun sequence DNA region contains:
- the LOC121688643 gene encoding uncharacterized protein LOC121688643 isoform X1, translating into MSGIIDQLIGEYFDQGLTQGEIALRLLIGNNFKISPRHLRRRLARLRLYRRRYNDPAEVVDFISKQMQGPGRLHGYRMMHERCRLAGLRVTRDAVCEIQTTLDPEAVALRKGKKLRRRSYSVPGPNYMWHMDSYDKLTPFGIGVNGCIDGFSRHIIWMKANSTNSNPCVIAAYYVEAVTKLGGCSKILRSDRGTENVHANRLQMFFREDDTGEVHGTPCVIQGRSTANQRIESWWGMYRRQNVDYWRDVFREFQATGDFSGDFIDKGLIQFCFLKIVQEELDTVVRMWDNHRIRPGSNGRDLYHGKPVMMYNVPELYHAQNYLHPVEMDRISTILDEDICQWKTDIPCDIDLHDLCLLVMEEHNLTRRHDAEGAIHLYKHLRPVIKALLEGLDE; encoded by the exons ATGTCAGGAATAATCGACCAGCTGATAGGGGAATATTTTGATCAGGGGTTGACGCAGGGGGAGATAGCACTGCGTCTCCTAATTGGGAATAATTTTAAGATTAGTCCGCGGCACCTCCGCAGAAGACTGGCCCGGCTCCGTCTTTACCGGCGGAGATACAATGATCCAGCTGAGGTCGTTGATTTTATCTCAAAGCAGATGCAAGGGCCAGGTCGGCTTCATGGCTACCGAATGATGCATGAAAGGTGCCGTTTAGCTGGGCTCCGTGTCACTCGGGATGCTGTATGCGAGATCCAGACCACCCTTGACCCCGAGGCTGTTGCGCTTCGGAAAGGTAAGAAGCTACGTAGGAGATCCTACAGTGTTCCGGGGCCCAATTATATGTGGCACATGGACTCTTATGACAAGCTGACCCCCTTTGGCATTGGCGTGAACGGGTGCATTGATGGATTTTCAAGGCACATTATTTGGATGAAAGCGAACTCCACCAATAGCAACCCCTGCGTCATTGCAGCCTATTATGTTGAAGCTGTTACCAAACTTGGAGGCTGTTCAAAGATCCTAAGATCAGACCGTGGGACAGAGAATGTCCATGCCAACAGGCTGCAGATGTTTTTCAGGGAAGATGACACTGGAGAGGTCCATGGTACCCCTTGTGTTATACAAGGAAGAAGCACAGCAAACCAGAGGATCGAAAGTTGGTGGGGGATGTATAGGAGGCAGAATGTGGACTACTGGAGAGACGTCTTCAGAGAGTTTCAAGCTACCGGTGATTTCAGTGGCGATTTTATCGACAAGGGTCTCATTCAGTTCTGTTTCCTAAAGATTGTACAG GAAGAGCTGGACACAGTGGTGCGAATGTGGGACAACCATCGCATTCGTCCGGGGAGTAATGGCCGTGATCTCTACCATGGAAAGCCAGTGATGATGTACAATGTACCTGAGCTGTATCATGCACAGAATTATCTTCATCCAGTTGAAATGGACAGAATTAGCACAATCCTAGATGAAGACATCTGCCAGTGGAAAACAGATATTCCCTGTGACATTGATCTACATGACCTGTGCTTGCTGGTGATGGAAGAACACAACCTGACTCGCCGTCATGATGCCGAAGGAGCAATACACCTATACAAACACCTGAGACCAGTGATAAAAGCACTCCTGGAAGGACTTGATGAGTGA
- the LOC121688643 gene encoding uncharacterized protein LOC121688643 isoform X2, with product MLYARSRPPLTPRLLRFGKMFFREDDTGEVHGTPCVIQGRSTANQRIESWWGMYRRQNVDYWRDVFREFQATGDFSGDFIDKGLIQFCFLKIVQEELDTVVRMWDNHRIRPGSNGRDLYHGKPVMMYNVPELYHAQNYLHPVEMDRISTILDEDICQWKTDIPCDIDLHDLCLLVMEEHNLTRRHDAEGAIHLYKHLRPVIKALLEGLDE from the exons ATGCTGTATGCGAGATCCAGACCACCCTTGACCCCGAGGCTGTTGCGCTTCGGAAAG ATGTTTTTCAGGGAAGATGACACTGGAGAGGTCCATGGTACCCCTTGTGTTATACAAGGAAGAAGCACAGCAAACCAGAGGATCGAAAGTTGGTGGGGGATGTATAGGAGGCAGAATGTGGACTACTGGAGAGACGTCTTCAGAGAGTTTCAAGCTACCGGTGATTTCAGTGGCGATTTTATCGACAAGGGTCTCATTCAGTTCTGTTTCCTAAAGATTGTACAG GAAGAGCTGGACACAGTGGTGCGAATGTGGGACAACCATCGCATTCGTCCGGGGAGTAATGGCCGTGATCTCTACCATGGAAAGCCAGTGATGATGTACAATGTACCTGAGCTGTATCATGCACAGAATTATCTTCATCCAGTTGAAATGGACAGAATTAGCACAATCCTAGATGAAGACATCTGCCAGTGGAAAACAGATATTCCCTGTGACATTGATCTACATGACCTGTGCTTGCTGGTGATGGAAGAACACAACCTGACTCGCCGTCATGATGCCGAAGGAGCAATACACCTATACAAACACCTGAGACCAGTGATAAAAGCACTCCTGGAAGGACTTGATGAGTGA
- the LOC121688641 gene encoding uncharacterized protein LOC121688641 — protein MEFYEALRERGVAEENITRMIEDKVDHDVMAVIDDDTLSRYIPHLGDRVFARNWTNGECHEDRRRILIDRLRSKMKLPCSGPAPTATQTHSRKSFGVGNKNAEKNTRKIEVGWMNYHNGVLKQVRRPTGGGTREVIVRKDETMKNILEDGKRMFFPNGKSTKGQVDDFEFTLCVMGSEVPLEDTLSIASLYDLTRHKILRLYVCTKKKNSETNFNDTPRQDSSLVENTCITLQSSSSFPDCQISLHSPVMPVVPHEMAQLMSTSSPVMSTCAAVIPHSNEDDEVQFLGDSVVILCDDASDTLVYTPEVPPQLLFENLLTDSDVSPMCDDSSSSFYENPENVAERQTLTIRSAHCMSDLIKAFSDPNILDANVSFQRVLENGDIENGVGNGLNMDCLTEFWGKFYLSRTCGTTFKVPTLHHTYKEREWEAVARIVAFGWQKYKYLPIELAPPFLLEAFSIPTSTCSLMEAFFNYISPSEKDALTEALNDFHQADLDELLTILGSHSCTSLPTELNLAKLLDEIAHKELVQEPAFIIKCWKPILKSITERDSLTTEVMAKTLIDLKPKARNVTKCTNFPREMSHAERTTSLHLLRFIREMNDPEIGLFLRYCTGSDLFLGKMIQVTFVNMPDFARRPVAHTCSCALELASNYTTFSEFRSEFLAVLKSGIWVMDMA, from the exons ATGGAGTTTTATGAAGctttgagagagaggggggtagcaGAGGAGAACATCACCAGGATGATAGAGGACAAG GTGGACCATGACGTTATGGCTGTAATAGATGATGACACCTTGTCCAGGTATATACCTCATCTGGGAGACAGAGTGTTTGCCAGGAACTGGACCAATGGCGAATGCCATGAAGACAGGAGGAGAATTCTCATTGATCGTCTTCGGTCGAAAATGAAACTGCCCTGCAGTGGCCCAGCACCAACAGCCACGCAAACCCATTCTCGCAAAAGTTTTGGCGTTGGGAACAAGAATGCGGAAAAAAATACAAGAAAGATAGAAGTAGGGTGGATGAATTATCATAATGGTGTTTTAAAACAAGTTAGACGTCCAACTGGAGGTGGCACAAGAGAGGTTATAGTGAGGAAAGATGAAACAATGAAAAACATCCTTGAGGATGGAAAGAGAATGTTTTTCCCGAATGGAAAATCCACGAAAGGGCAAGTGGATGACTTTGAGTTTACACTCTGTGTCATGGGTTCAGAGGTGCCTTTAGAAGACACACTGTCTATAGCAAGTCTATATGATCTGACTCGGCACAAAATACTTAGATTGTATGTCTGCACTAAGAAAAAGAATTCAGAAACTAATTTCAATGACACACCTCGACAGGACAGTTCACTTGTGGAGAACACTTGCATTACCCTCCAGAGTTCTTCAAGCTTCCCCGATTGCCAGATATCTCTCCATAGCCCTGTAATGCCTGTTGTGCCTCATGAAATGGCACAGCTCATGTCTACCTCCAGCCCTGTTATGTCTACATGTGCAGCTGTCATTCCACATTCAAATGAGGATGATGAAGTTCAGTTTCTTGGTGATTCTGTGGTGATCCTGTGTGATGACGCTAGTGACACTCTAGTCTATACCCCAGAAGTTCCCCCTCAGCTTCTATTTGAAAATTTGCTAACAGATAGTGATGTTAGTCCGATGTGTGATGACTCCAGCTCCTCTTTCTATGAAAACCCTGAAAATGTTGCAGAGAGGCAGACCCTCACTATTCGTTCAGCCCACTGCATGTCAGATTTGATTAAGGCTTTTTCTGACCCCAACATCCTGGATGCTAATGTATCTTTTCAGCGGGTTCTGGAAAATGGTGACATTGAAAACGGGGTGGGCAATGGACTCAACATGGACTGTCTTACTGAATTCTGGGGTAAATTTTACTTATCGAGGACCTGTGGCACCACATTCAAGGTGCCTACCTTACACCATACGTATAAAGAAAGAGAATGGGAGGCAGTGGCTCGAATTGTTGCCTTTGGTTGGCAGAAGTACAAGTATCTTCCTATCGAGCTGGCACCACCATTTCTACTAGAGGCCTTCTCCATACCCACCTCTACATGCAGCTTGATGGAAGCGTTCTTCAACTACATCAGCCCCAGTGAAAAAGATGCCCTCACAGAGGCTTTAAATGATTTCCACCAAGCCGACTTAGATGAGCTGTTAACAATACTTGGCAGTCACAGCTGCACATCTCTACCTACAGAGCTGAATTTGGCCAAACTTCTTGATGAAATTGCACACAAGGAACTTGTGCAAGAACCGGCATTCATTATCAAGTGTTGGAAGCCAATCTTGAAAAGTATTACCGAAAGAGACTCTTTGACAACTGAGGTTATGGCAAAGACCCTCATTGATTTGAAGCCTAAGGCCAGGAATGTGACCAAATGCACCAACTTCCCGAgagaaatgtcacatgcagagAGGACAACGTCTCTGCATCTTCTTCGCTTCATTCGTGAGATGAATGATCCAGAGATTGGACTCTTTCTAAGGTATTGCACTGGTTCTGACCTTTTCCTAGGAAAAATGATTCAGGTGACTTTTGTAAACATGCCTGATTTTGCAAGGCGTCCAGtggcacacacatgctcttgtGCCCTGGAGTTGGCTTCAAACTACACCACTTTTTCTGAATTTAGATCAGAATTCTTGGCTGTattgaaaagtggaatatggGTAATGGATATGGCCTAA